A genomic segment from Spinacia oleracea cultivar Varoflay chromosome 3, BTI_SOV_V1, whole genome shotgun sequence encodes:
- the LOC110787653 gene encoding glycolate oxidase-like: MRPLQSRNCQIKMVYDYYASGAEDQWTLAENRNAFSRILYRFRPRILIDVTNIDMTTTILGFKISMPIMIAPTAMQKMAHPEGEYATARAASAAGTIMTLSSWAISSAEEVASTGPGIRFLSSMHTRTGMANDSGLASYVAGQIDRSLSWKDVAWLQTITSLPILVKGVITAEDARLVVQHGADGSIVSNHRARQLDYVPATIMALEEVVKAAQGRIPVFLDGGVRRGTDVFKSLALRFLFGFLWY, from the exons ATGAGGCCATTGCAAAGCAGAAATTGCCAAATTAAGATGGTGTATGACTACTATGCATCTGGTGCAGAAGACCAGTGGACTCTGGCTGAGAACAGAAATGCTTTCTCTAGGATCTT ATACAGGTTTCGCCCACGTATCCTTATTGATGTAACCAACATCGACATGACTACAACTATCTTGGGATTCAAGATCTCAATGCCTATCATGATAGCCCCAACTGCCATGCAAAAGATGGCACACCCTGAAG GGGAGTATGCGACTGCCAGAGCAGCATCAGCAGCTGGAACTATCATG ACACTGTCCTCATGGGCTATATCAAGTGCGGAAGAGGTTGCTTCAACAGGACCAGGCATCCGATTTTTGAGCTCTAT GCATACAAGGACAGGAATG GCAAATGACTCTGGCCTTGCCTCATATGTCGCTGGTCAGATTGATCGATCCCTGAGCTGGAAG GATGTTGCGTGGCTTCAGACAATCACCAGCCTCCCCATCCTTGTGAAGGGTGTAATTACAGCTGAGGATG CAAGACTGGTCGTTCAACATGGGGCAGATGGATCCATTGTATCCAACCATAGAGCTCGCCAACTTGATTATGTTCCTGCTACTATAATGGCTCTTGAAGAG GTTGTGAAAGCAGCACAAGGTCGCATTCCTGTTTTCTTGGATGGTGGTGTTCGTCGTGGAACTGACGTTTTCAAATCATTGGCATTGAGatttttatttgggtttttATGGTACTAA
- the LOC110804351 gene encoding uncharacterized protein — protein sequence MDHIALMFEQEGCNKDDWTFISDRMKGVDLAMRDTFPRATRRVCCQHLYMNCKNNGFSGSAFFKLFWIAANAHNEYVYGKALEKITAHDPNAAAYLDTCQEQWSRDMPVFSLLEAIRKWCMERVGARFDMAIDMEDACGGGEFEVRDAHVNFPIRLSTRSCGCGKWQISGIPCKHALRVIYDQRLNPIDFVSPFFKSAAYKLTYADHIHPMSDPTQWPNFSLPTIQPPVIKRQAGRPAKKRKRGPNEPRKGKRNNNVKCGKCREFGHNSRTCKNGGPSTGPSTSAAAGASTSQGGPRGRKRANTAT from the exons ATGGATCACATAGCTTTGATGTTTGAGCAAGAGGGTTGCAACAAAGATGATTGGACCTTCATCAGTGACAGGATGAAG GGAGTTGACTTGGCAATGAGAGATACTTTTCCTAGAGCTACTAGGAGAGTTTGCTGCCAACACTTGTACATGAATTGCAAAAACAATGGATTTAGTGGATCTGCTTTCTTCAAACTGTTTTGGATAGCTGCAAATGCACACAATGAGTATGTGTATGGTAAAGCATTAGAGAAGATCACTGCTCATGATCCAAATGCTGCTGCATACTTGGACACATGCCAGGAGCAGTGGTCCAG agacaTGCCTGTATTCTCATTGTTGGAAG CAATCAGAAAGTGGTGTATGGAGAGGGTTGGGGCAAGATTTGACATGGCAATTGATATGGAGGATG CCTGTGGTGGGGGGGAATTTGAGGTCAGAGATGCACATGTGAACTTCCCCATCAGGTTATCAACTAGAAGCTGTGGGTGTGGGAAGTGGCAAATTTCTGGAATCCCCTGCAAGCATGCACTCAGGGTGATTTATGACCAAAGGCTGAACCCCATTGATTTTGTCTCCCCATTCTTCAAGTCTGCTGCATACAAGCTTACATATGCAGACCATATTCACCCCATGTCAGACCCAACACAGTGGCCTAACTTTTCTCTCCCTACCATTCAGCCTCCAGTCATCAAAAGACAAGCTGGCAGACCtgctaagaagagaaagagaggaccAAATGAACCCAGGAAGGGGAAGAGGAACAACAATGTGAAATGTGGAAAGTGCAGGGAGTTTGGTCATAACTCAAGGACATGTAAGAATGGAGGACCAAGCACTGGACCAAGCACTTCAGCAGCAGCAGGAGCAAGTACATCACAAGGGGGTCCAAGGGGGAGGAAAAGAGCAAACACAGCAACTTAA